A single genomic interval of Rhododendron vialii isolate Sample 1 chromosome 3a, ASM3025357v1 harbors:
- the LOC131319648 gene encoding ferric reduction oxidase 2-like — protein MDSVERRETPDEGIKTIQFGIRLLIMVIFLGYIMIWVMMPTNTFWQHWLPDIQDKVNSTYFGRQGTNFLIYTFPILFVAVLGCIYLHLGEKDVGRSNGSTAKNSRLVQWRRPAFVKGPLGIVSWTELFFLSTFIALLLWSFSAYIHSMFANITRQSAAQMGEKVWEAKLESAGLTLGLLGNICLAFLFFPVTRSSSVMRVIGLTSESSIKYHIWLGHITMSLFTAHGFCYIIFWASTNQISEMLKWEKVWMSNVAGEVALLAGLAMWSTSFPCIRRKFFELFFYTHYLYIIFIVLFIFHVGFSYFCITLPGFYLFLIDRYLRFLQSQQKARLVSACILPCEAVELNFSKSPGLSYNPTSSMFINVPGISKLQWHPFTITSNNNTDQDRLSVVIKSTGSWSRLLYQQLSQPIPPEHLEVSVEGPYGPASTHFFRHNTLVLISGGSGITPFCSIIRELLFSTSTRSCSTKQVLLIAAFKKSVDLTMLDVLVSDANYNITQFPLRIEAYVTREKELTSDDQKLFQTIWFKPSATDAPVSAILGSNSWLWLGAIISSSFLTFLLLIGIVTRYYIYPIDHNTNMRFSYAEKSALNMLFGCVSVALAATTAFIWNKKQNAKEMIQIQNVDVPMPKGSPGPGSWLYNGERELESFPHESLFQNTKVHYGERPNFKKLLQECEGSSIGILVSGPKKMRQEVAAICSSSEVDNLHFESISFSW, from the exons atggattcAGTGGAAAGAAGAGAAACTCCTGATGAAGGAATCAAGACAATACAATTCGGGATCCGGCTGTTGATAATGGTGATTTTTCTTGGGTACATAATGATATGGGTAATGATGCCCACTAATACATTTTGGCAGCACTGGCTACCTGATATCCAGGATAAGGTTAATTCAACGTACTTCGGACGACAAG GGACAAACTTTCTGATTTACACATTCCCAATACTATTTGTTGCTGTTTTGGGATGTATATACCTCCATCTAGGAGAGAAAGATGTTGGTCGCAGCAATGGAAG CACTGCGAAGAATTCTCGTTTAGTGCAATGGAGAAGGCCAGCATTTGTGAAGGGACCTTTGGGGATTGTTTCTTGGACAGAACTGTTCTTTCTATCCACATTCATAGCACTCCTTTTGTGGTCTTTCTCTGCCTATATCCACAGCATGTTTGCAAACATCACCCGACAATCCGCGGCCCAGATGGGAGAAAAAGT ATGGGAAGCAAAGTTAGAAAGTGCAGGGCTAACGCTGGGCCTTTTGGGAAACATTTGTCTAGCATTTCTCTTCTTTCCGGTGACCAGAAGTTCTTCGGTTATGAGGGTCATTGGCCTTACGTCGGAGTCGAGCATTAAGTATCACATTTGGCTTGGGCATATTACAATGAGTCTCTTCACAGCGCACGGCTTTTGTTATATCATCTTCTGGGCTAGTACAAATCAAATTTCTGAG ATGCTCAAATGGGAGAAAGTTTGGATGTCAAATGTGGCGGGAGAAGTAGCTCTGCTTGCTGGATTAGCCATGTGGAGCACAAGCTTTCCCTGCATCAGGCGCAAATTTTTTGAGCTCTTTTTCTACACTCACTATCTCTATATTATCTTCATTGTGTTATTCATATTTCATGTGGGCTTCTCCTACTTCTGCATCACCCTTCCCGGTTTCTACCTCTTCTTGATTGATCGGTATCTACGCTTCTTGCAATCCCAGCAGAAGGCCCGCTTGGTTTCTGCTTGTATTTTGCCTTGCGAAGCTGTCGAGCTCAACTTCTCTAAAAGCCCAG GATTGAGTTATAATCCAACAAGCAGCATGTTCATAAACGTGCCAGGAATCTCCAAGCTTCAATGGCATCCTTTTACCATTACCTCCAACAATAATACCGACCAAGACAGGTTAAGTGTCGTCATAAAAAGTACAGGAAGCTGGTCTCGATTGTTGTACCAACAACTTTCACAGCCTATTCCACCGGAACACCTTGAGGTCTCTGTTGAAGGACCTTACGGACCTGCATCAACTCATTTTTTCAG GCACAACACACTAGTGTTGATAAGCGGAGGAAGTGGCATCACTCCTTTTTGCTCCATCATTCGTGAGCTCCTCTTCAGTACAAGCACAAGAAGTTGCAGCACGAAACAGGTTCTCCTTATTGCTGCTTTCAAGAAATCTGTGGATCTCACCATGCTAGACGTACTAGTCTCTGACGCTAACTACAACATTACCCAATTTCCCTTGCGGATTGAGGCATACGTAACAAGGGAGAAAGAACTCACTTCAGATGACCAAAAGCTCTTCCAAACCATATGGTTCAAGCCCAGTGCCACGGATGCGCCAGTTTCCGCAATTTTAGGCTCCAACAGCTGGTTATGGCTTGGAGCTATTATTTCATCCTCATTTCTCACATTTCTTCTGCTCATTGGCATTGTTACAAGATACTACATTTACCCTATTGATCATAACACCAACATGAGGTTTTCGTACGCGGAAAAATCAGCACTAAACATGTTGTTTGGATGTGTCTCCGTAGCTTTGGCTGCAACAACAGCTTTTATTTGGAACAAAAAACAGAATGCCAAGGAAATGATACAGATTCAAAACGTGGACGTGCCAATGCCAAAGGGATCTCCGGGACCAGGTTCATGGCTCTACAATGGGGAAAGAGAATTGGAAAGCTTTCCTCATGAGTccctttttcaaaacacaaaggtGCATTATGGTGAAAGGCCTAATTTCAAGA AATTGCTACAAGAGTGTGAAGGATCTAGCATTGGGATTCTTGTTAGCGGCCCAAAGAAGATGAGGCAAGAAGTTGCAGCAATTTGCTCATCCAGTGAGGTGGATAACCTACATTTCGAATCAATCAGCTTTAGCTGGTGA